In Buchnera aphidicola (Macrosiphum gaurae), the following proteins share a genomic window:
- the argA gene encoding amino-acid N-acetyltransferase — translation MKERNTELVQGFRHSVPYINAHRGKTFIIMLGGEAIKYGNFSGIINDIGLLHSLGIRLVVVYGACPQINAILREKNISIVYHKSIRITDLASLEQIKQAAGRLQLDITARLSMSLTNTPLQGANINVVSGNFIIAQPLGVDDGIDYCHSGRIRRIDKSAIDCQLRNGAIVLIGPVAVSVTGESFNLTSEEIATQVSIELKAEKMIGFCSNHGVIDHEGKIISELLPDDIKKTIKKLEKKGDYISSTVRFLRGAIKACKSGVNRSHLISYHKSGALLQELFSRNGIGTQMVMESAEKIRRASINDIGGILELIRPLEKKGILVRRSREQLEIEVDKFTIIKHDNLTIACVALYPFLKEKIGEMACLAVHPDYRNSSRGDLLLKKIKIHAKEMHLEKIFVLTTQSIHWFQERGFILVNIDMLPESKKKMYNYQRGSKILMIDII, via the coding sequence ATGAAAGAACGTAATACTGAATTAGTTCAGGGTTTTCGTCACAGCGTTCCTTATATTAATGCTCATCGTGGTAAAACATTTATAATAATGTTAGGTGGCGAAGCAATTAAATATGGAAATTTTTCTGGTATTATCAACGATATCGGATTACTACACAGCTTAGGTATTCGTTTAGTAGTTGTCTATGGTGCTTGTCCTCAAATTAATGCTATTTTAAGAGAAAAAAACATTAGCATTGTTTATCATAAATCTATACGGATTACTGATTTAGCTTCTTTAGAACAAATAAAACAAGCAGCAGGAAGATTACAACTTGATATTACAGCTCGATTGTCTATGAGTTTAACCAATACTCCTCTTCAAGGAGCAAATATTAACGTAGTGAGCGGTAATTTTATTATTGCTCAACCATTAGGAGTAGATGATGGTATAGATTACTGCCATAGTGGTCGAATTAGAAGAATTGACAAAAGTGCAATTGATTGTCAATTAAGAAACGGAGCTATAGTTTTAATTGGTCCAGTTGCAGTTTCTGTAACAGGAGAAAGTTTTAATTTAACTTCTGAAGAAATAGCGACTCAAGTTAGCATTGAATTAAAAGCAGAAAAAATGATAGGTTTTTGTAGTAATCATGGAGTTATAGATCATGAAGGTAAAATCATTTCTGAATTATTACCTGATGATATAAAAAAAACAATTAAAAAATTAGAAAAAAAAGGTGATTATATTTCTTCAACTGTTCGTTTTTTAAGAGGGGCAATAAAAGCTTGTAAAAGCGGAGTAAATCGTAGTCATTTGATCAGTTATCATAAAAGTGGAGCACTTTTACAAGAATTATTTTCTCGAAATGGTATTGGTACTCAAATGGTTATGGAATCAGCAGAAAAAATAAGACGAGCCAGTATTAATGATATTGGGGGAATATTAGAATTAATTCGGCCTTTAGAGAAAAAAGGAATTTTAGTTCGTAGATCAAGAGAACAATTAGAAATAGAAGTAGATAAATTTACTATCATTAAACATGATAATTTAACTATTGCTTGTGTAGCACTATATCCTTTTTTAAAAGAAAAGATAGGGGAAATGGCATGTTTAGCTGTTCATCCTGATTATCGAAATTCTTCTCGTGGAGATTTATTATTAAAAAAAATTAAAATTCATGCTAAAGAAATGCATTTAGAAAAAATTTTTGTATTAACAACACAGAGTATTCATTGGTTTCAAGAAAGAGGTTTTATTTTAGTTAATATTGACATGTTGCCTGAAAGTAAAAAGAAAATGTACAACTATCAACGCGGTTCAAAAATTTTAATGATTGATATTATTTAA
- the mltA gene encoding murein transglycosylase A produces the protein MKKITIIIIVFFSSFLYASKIYACTTINQEQQYKTKLIKNFTKIKKINTEEKITNAKLFLIQINKIKKYSPFLYLKNELIYKKILNWLQNNSNIDELEKFGINLFQMKGVDNYGNVKLTGYYTPIVEARKIKKDNFIYPIYSMPYHFNKNQPLPKRKDIYNGALDKKYILAYSKSLIDNFIMEIQGSAFIDYGDNTKLTFFSYAGKNGWPYKAIGQILINRGDIQKKNMSMQAIQNWFKKHTKKEIQDLLEKNQSFVFFKEIKKEQVYGASAVPLIAQTSVAADTSIIKKGSVILLKVPLLDKNGLFVNKYEMRLVVALDVGGAIKGQHLDMYEGIGKKAAISAGFYNHYGYAWVLNNN, from the coding sequence ATGAAAAAAATAACAATCATAATAATAGTATTTTTCAGTTCATTTCTTTACGCTTCCAAAATATACGCATGTACAACTATCAATCAAGAACAACAATATAAAACAAAATTAATAAAAAATTTTACAAAAATCAAAAAAATTAATACTGAAGAAAAGATAACTAATGCAAAATTATTTCTAATTCAAATAAATAAAATTAAAAAATATTCTCCATTTTTATATTTAAAAAATGAACTTATTTATAAAAAAATTTTAAACTGGTTACAAAATAACTCTAATATTGATGAACTTGAGAAATTTGGAATCAATTTATTTCAAATGAAAGGTGTAGATAATTATGGGAATGTTAAACTAACTGGATATTATACACCAATAGTAGAAGCCAGAAAAATTAAAAAAGATAACTTTATATATCCAATATATTCCATGCCTTATCATTTTAATAAAAATCAACCTTTACCAAAAAGAAAAGATATATATAATGGAGCTTTAGATAAAAAATATATTTTAGCTTATAGTAAATCTTTAATAGACAATTTTATCATGGAGATTCAAGGGAGTGCATTTATAGATTATGGTGATAATACAAAACTAACTTTTTTTAGCTATGCTGGAAAAAATGGTTGGCCTTATAAAGCAATTGGGCAAATCTTAATAAATCGAGGAGATATACAAAAAAAAAACATGTCTATGCAAGCTATTCAAAATTGGTTTAAAAAACACACAAAAAAAGAAATACAAGATTTACTTGAAAAAAACCAATCTTTTGTATTCTTTAAAGAAATAAAAAAAGAACAAGTATATGGCGCCAGTGCTGTTCCATTAATAGCTCAAACATCAGTTGCAGCAGATACTTCTATAATAAAAAAAGGAAGTGTAATTCTATTGAAAGTACCATTACTTGATAAAAATGGTTTATTTGTTAATAAATATGAAATGCGCTTAGTAGTAGCATTAGACGTAGGTGGTGCAATAAAAGGACAACATCTTGATATGTATGAAGGAATTGGAAAAAAAGCTGCTATATCAGCAGGTTTTTATAATCACTATGGATATGCTTGGGTCTTAAATAACAACTAA
- the ribE gene encoding 6,7-dimethyl-8-ribityllumazine synthase: protein MNTIQAGITAKNASIAIIISRFNEFINHNLLSGALDALQRVGQVNKDNILKIYVPGTYEIPTVASHIASSSKYDAIIAIGTIIKGNTDHFKYIASDTSSSLSRISTQYFLPITLAILITKNIEQSIERSGTKMGNKGSEAALAALEMINVMKKLKKVI from the coding sequence ATGAATACAATTCAAGCAGGAATTACAGCTAAAAACGCATCTATTGCTATAATTATTTCTCGATTTAATGAATTTATTAATCATAATTTATTATCAGGAGCATTAGATGCTTTACAAAGAGTAGGACAAGTAAATAAAGATAATATTTTAAAGATATATGTTCCTGGAACATATGAAATACCAACTGTTGCAAGTCATATTGCAAGTTCTAGTAAATATGATGCTATTATTGCTATAGGGACAATAATAAAAGGTAATACTGATCATTTTAAATATATTGCTAGTGATACTAGTAGTAGTCTTTCAAGAATTAGTACTCAATATTTTTTACCAATTACATTGGCAATATTAATAACAAAAAACATTGAACAATCAATTGAAAGATCTGGTACAAAAATGGGAAACAAAGGTTCTGAAGCTGCCTTAGCTGCATTAGAAATGATTAATGTTATGAAAAAATTGAAAAAAGTAATATAA
- the thiL gene encoding thiamine-phosphate kinase: MKYTEFEIISQYFQRNQKKDCNEIKGIGDDSALIKIPRNNVLAISTDTLVECTHFLRNISPQDLAYKTVAVNLSDLAAMGAVPKWTTLSITMPKSDSLWLEKFSTSFFNILNKYNVRLIGGDTNCGPLSITLSVFGLLKKNNALLRSNAKIGDLIYVTGTLGESAAGLFVLKRKLLIKNLNIRNYLIKKHLNPIPRVLEGIALGKIANSAIDISDGLISDLGHILNNSQCGANINLNKIPISKILTNYFKSKHYLDWALNIGEDYELCFTISKKNIKKLNLMKKNFLINFTCIGHVTPIEQGFNLFYNKKKIIFKKKGFNHFN, from the coding sequence ATGAAATATACTGAATTTGAAATTATTTCTCAATATTTTCAACGAAATCAAAAAAAAGATTGTAATGAAATCAAGGGAATTGGCGATGATAGTGCCTTAATAAAAATACCACGGAATAATGTTCTTGCAATTAGCACTGACACACTAGTTGAATGCACTCATTTTTTAAGAAATATATCTCCTCAAGATTTAGCGTATAAAACAGTAGCAGTCAATCTTAGCGATCTTGCTGCAATGGGTGCTGTTCCAAAATGGACAACATTATCTATTACCATGCCTAAATCCGATAGTTTATGGTTGGAAAAATTTAGCACTAGCTTTTTCAATATATTAAATAAATATAATGTACGATTAATCGGAGGTGATACAAACTGCGGCCCATTAAGTATTACATTGAGCGTTTTTGGACTATTAAAAAAAAACAATGCATTATTAAGAAGTAATGCCAAGATAGGAGATTTAATTTATGTAACTGGAACTCTTGGAGAAAGTGCGGCTGGTTTATTTGTACTTAAAAGAAAACTACTTATAAAAAATTTAAATATACGAAATTATCTAATTAAAAAACATCTTAATCCTATTCCTAGAGTTTTAGAAGGTATAGCTCTTGGCAAAATTGCTAACTCAGCTATTGATATATCAGATGGATTGATTTCTGATTTGGGTCATATATTAAATAACAGTCAATGTGGAGCAAATATTAATTTAAATAAAATACCTATTTCGAAAATTTTAACTAATTACTTTAAATCTAAACATTACTTGGATTGGGCATTAAATATAGGAGAAGATTATGAATTATGTTTTACTATCTCAAAAAAAAATATTAAAAAACTCAATTTAATGAAAAAAAATTTTTTAATTAATTTTACATGTATTGGACATGTTACACCTATCGAGCAAGGTTTTAATTTATTTTACAATAAAAAGAAAATTATTTTCAAAAAAAAAGGTTTTAATCATTTCAATTAA
- the nusB gene encoding transcription antitermination factor NusB → MKPSSRRKARACALQMLYSWEISHNNIKESAIEFLKEKNTNNIDMAYFYELIIGITCKCEDIDNLMKPYLFRSLKELGHIERAILRISFYELHKRNDIPYKVSINEGIELAKLFGSEDSHKFINGVLDKAAFKMGYNKKVIIT, encoded by the coding sequence ATGAAGCCATCTTCTCGAAGAAAAGCACGAGCATGTGCTTTACAAATGCTATATTCTTGGGAAATATCTCATAACAACATTAAAGAAAGTGCTATTGAATTTTTAAAAGAAAAAAATACAAACAATATTGATATGGCATACTTTTATGAGTTAATTATTGGTATTACATGTAAATGTGAAGATATAGACAATTTAATGAAACCTTACTTGTTTAGGTCTCTAAAAGAATTAGGACATATTGAACGAGCAATTCTTAGAATTTCATTCTATGAATTACATAAAAGAAATGATATACCTTATAAGGTATCTATTAACGAAGGTATTGAATTAGCTAAATTGTTTGGTTCTGAAGATAGTCACAAATTCATCAATGGAGTTTTAGATAAAGCGGCATTTAAAATGGGATATAATAAAAAAGTTATTATCACATAA
- the dxs gene encoding 1-deoxy-D-xylulose-5-phosphate synthase, with the protein MNLNSEKYPILSFANSVENLRLLPIEKLPQLCFELRKYLSDVVTVSKGHFASGLGVVEITVALHYVYNTPFDNLLWDTGHQAYPHKILTGRSKKINSIRKKNGLHSFPCREESEYDALSVGHSSTSISAGLGMSIAAQKEGRNRQTICIIGDGAITAGMAFEAMNHAGEIKPDLLVILNDNQMSISQSVGVLNKHLKILRKIINIKKNKKIENNCVSFNSIFSNLGFKYLGPFDGHNIFSIINILQKIKNKKGTYLLHLITKKGKGYLPAELNPIKWHSISSYNSSVSKSLTYSDVFGSWLCEIATFDKKLIAITPAMCEGSGMVKFSRLFPKQYFDVAIAEQHAVTFAAGLAIGGYKPVVSIYSTFLQRAYDQLIHDVALQKLSVLFAVDRGGIVGDDGQTHQGIFDLAYLRCIPGIVIMTPSNENECRQMLYTGYMHNKGPSVVRYPKGHGVGALLMPMHSIPLGKSIIKRTGKKIAILNFGTLLQNAFFAANNLDATLVDMRFVKPLDKNMILKLSSKHKFFITLEEGVISGGAGSSVNEFIMIKKIFLPVLNIGLPDTFIPQGTQEEIRHDYQLDEEGIHKQIFYWLAQ; encoded by the coding sequence ATGAATTTGAATTCTGAAAAATATCCAATTTTATCTTTTGCTAATTCAGTAGAAAATTTACGTCTTTTACCTATAGAAAAATTACCACAATTATGTTTTGAATTACGTAAATATTTATCAGATGTAGTTACTGTTTCTAAAGGACACTTTGCTTCTGGATTAGGTGTAGTAGAAATTACTGTAGCACTCCATTATGTTTATAACACCCCCTTTGATAATTTATTATGGGATACAGGACATCAAGCATATCCGCATAAAATATTAACAGGAAGAAGTAAGAAAATTAATAGTATCAGGAAAAAAAATGGATTACATTCGTTTCCTTGCCGGGAAGAAAGTGAATATGATGCTTTAAGTGTTGGTCATTCTTCTACTTCAATTTCTGCAGGTTTAGGAATGTCTATTGCAGCTCAAAAAGAAGGCAGAAATAGACAAACAATTTGTATTATTGGTGATGGTGCAATAACTGCAGGTATGGCATTTGAAGCTATGAATCATGCTGGAGAAATAAAACCTGATTTATTAGTTATATTAAATGATAATCAAATGTCTATTTCACAAAGTGTAGGAGTTCTTAACAAGCATTTAAAAATTTTAAGAAAAATCATCAATATCAAAAAAAATAAAAAAATTGAAAATAATTGCGTTTCTTTTAATTCAATATTTTCTAATTTAGGATTTAAATATTTAGGACCATTTGATGGGCACAATATTTTTTCTATCATTAACATATTGCAAAAAATAAAAAATAAAAAAGGCACTTATTTATTACATCTTATAACTAAAAAAGGAAAAGGTTATCTTCCAGCCGAGTTAAACCCTATTAAATGGCATTCAATATCTTCGTATAATTCATCAGTTTCAAAATCTCTCACTTATTCAGATGTATTTGGTTCTTGGTTATGCGAAATAGCTACATTTGATAAAAAATTAATAGCTATTACACCTGCAATGTGTGAAGGTTCTGGAATGGTAAAATTTTCTCGTCTTTTTCCAAAACAATACTTTGATGTTGCTATTGCCGAACAACATGCAGTTACTTTTGCTGCAGGTCTTGCAATTGGTGGTTATAAACCAGTTGTTTCTATTTATTCAACTTTTTTACAACGAGCTTATGATCAACTTATACATGATGTAGCATTGCAAAAACTTTCTGTTTTATTTGCTGTTGATAGAGGAGGTATTGTTGGAGATGATGGTCAGACTCATCAAGGGATTTTTGATTTAGCTTATTTAAGATGCATTCCTGGAATTGTTATTATGACACCTAGTAATGAAAATGAGTGCCGTCAAATGCTTTATACTGGTTACATGCATAATAAAGGTCCTAGTGTAGTAAGATATCCTAAGGGTCATGGTGTTGGTGCATTATTAATGCCTATGCACAGTATACCATTGGGAAAGTCTATAATAAAGAGAACAGGAAAAAAAATAGCTATTTTAAATTTTGGCACTTTATTACAAAACGCTTTTTTTGCAGCAAATAATTTAGATGCAACATTAGTTGATATGCGTTTTGTTAAGCCTTTAGATAAAAATATGATTTTAAAATTATCTTCTAAACATAAATTTTTTATTACTCTCGAAGAAGGTGTAATTTCTGGTGGGGCAGGAAGTTCTGTAAATGAATTTATTATGATAAAAAAGATTTTTTTACCAGTTTTAAATATTGGATTACCGGACACGTTTATTCCCCAGGGTACTCAAGAAGAAATTAGACATGATTATCAATTAGACGAAGAAGGTATTCATAAACAAATATTTTATTGGTTAGCACAATAA
- a CDS encoding polyprenyl synthetase family protein: MNFFHLYKIYKNRIDKKLFHILNQLPFQESNLLKAMKYSVFSGSKRLRSSLVYATGEVLKVNIITLDVISASIEFIHSYSLIHDDLPCMDDDNFRRGKSSCHIKYGESTSLLAGDALQSLAFNVLSENFMPNVSNFKRIKMISELSNSIGSSGMCIGQKLDLEAEIEEINLSRLETINFYKTAYLMRSAVRLVFLSSNHSSRSVLSMLDAFSISLGLAFQIQDDILDFEKDKEKIKNNKIIKKNTYPSIIGLDESKKKIKQLYQKSFLALHSLKKKFNTKTLKKLTKFIIKRIE; encoded by the coding sequence ATGAATTTTTTTCATTTATACAAGATATATAAAAATCGTATCGATAAAAAATTATTTCATATATTAAATCAGTTGCCTTTTCAAGAATCTAATCTTTTAAAAGCAATGAAATATAGTGTATTTTCCGGAAGTAAAAGATTGCGTTCATCTTTAGTTTATGCTACTGGAGAAGTTTTAAAAGTAAATATAATTACATTAGATGTTATATCTGCTTCTATTGAATTTATTCATTCATATTCTTTAATACATGATGATTTGCCGTGTATGGACGATGATAATTTTAGAAGAGGAAAAAGTTCTTGTCATATAAAATATGGTGAGAGTACTTCTTTACTTGCTGGTGATGCTTTGCAAAGTCTTGCATTTAATGTTTTATCAGAAAATTTTATGCCAAATGTCTCTAATTTTAAACGTATAAAAATGATTTCTGAATTATCTAATTCTATTGGTTCATCTGGAATGTGCATAGGTCAAAAATTAGATTTAGAAGCAGAAATAGAAGAAATAAACTTATCTAGATTAGAAACTATTAATTTTTATAAAACTGCTTATTTAATGCGTTCTGCTGTACGTTTAGTATTTTTATCTTCTAACCATTCTTCTAGATCTGTATTATCAATGTTAGATGCATTTTCTATTTCTCTTGGTTTGGCATTTCAAATTCAAGATGATATTTTAGATTTTGAAAAAGATAAAGAAAAAATAAAAAATAATAAAATAATAAAAAAAAATACTTATCCATCAATAATAGGACTAGATGAGTCGAAAAAAAAAATAAAACAATTATATCAAAAATCATTTTTAGCATTGCATAGTTTAAAAAAAAAATTTAACACTAAAACACTAAAAAAACTAACAAAATTTATAATTAAACGTATTGAATAA
- a CDS encoding MFS transporter: MNFSELQVTLSFCIIFLLRMLGMFMIIPILSKYGMLLDGGNKFLIGFSMGIYGIAQVIFQIPFGVLSDKFGRKKIIILGLFMFFIGNIISANMHSIWGLIIGRFLQGSGAISGVCMACLSDLIREENRVKSIAAIGISFALSFLISMVSGPIIVQFFGFFSIFWVSAFLSIICIMVVYFFIPYSKKNILPEKYTCCSYIETLKFVLNKKFFRSYLGIFFLHFLLMINFMIVPNKFEMSGFSLNNHWKIYLGTILISFFILFLFLFYCKCKHILENIIEICILFVLCSEVIFLEAQNDLLFLIISLQIFFISFNFLEVFLPSYLSKQLLKNHKGSIMSIYSTSQFLGIFFGGMISGWLCEFLNSSKIFSFEIFIIFLWLIFSFFCKK; the protein is encoded by the coding sequence ATGAACTTTTCAGAATTACAAGTTACATTAAGTTTTTGTATAATTTTTCTGTTACGCATGTTAGGAATGTTTATGATTATTCCTATTTTAAGTAAATATGGGATGCTTCTAGATGGAGGAAATAAATTTTTAATTGGTTTTTCAATGGGGATATATGGTATTGCTCAAGTAATTTTTCAAATTCCATTTGGAGTTTTATCTGATAAATTTGGTCGTAAAAAAATAATTATATTAGGTCTTTTTATGTTTTTTATTGGAAATATTATATCAGCTAATATGCATTCAATTTGGGGATTAATAATTGGTAGATTTTTACAGGGTTCAGGAGCTATATCTGGTGTATGTATGGCTTGTCTATCTGATTTAATTCGAGAAGAAAATCGTGTTAAATCTATTGCTGCTATAGGCATAAGTTTTGCTCTTTCTTTTTTAATTTCTATGGTTTCTGGACCTATAATTGTTCAATTTTTTGGATTTTTTTCAATATTTTGGGTATCTGCATTTTTATCTATCATTTGTATAATGGTTGTTTATTTTTTTATTCCTTATTCGAAAAAAAATATATTACCAGAAAAATATACATGTTGTTCATATATTGAAACATTAAAGTTTGTTTTAAATAAAAAATTTTTTAGATCTTATTTAGGTATATTTTTTTTACATTTCTTATTAATGATTAATTTTATGATCGTTCCTAATAAGTTTGAAATGTCTGGATTTTCTTTAAATAATCATTGGAAAATATATTTAGGTACTATATTGATTTCTTTTTTTATTTTATTCTTATTTTTATTTTACTGTAAATGTAAACATATTTTAGAAAACATTATTGAAATTTGTATTTTATTTGTTTTGTGTTCAGAAGTTATCTTTCTAGAAGCACAAAATGATTTATTATTTTTGATAATTTCCTTACAGATATTTTTTATATCTTTTAATTTTCTTGAAGTTTTTCTTCCTTCATATCTTAGCAAACAATTATTAAAGAATCATAAAGGTAGTATAATGAGTATTTATTCTACTAGTCAGTTTTTGGGTATTTTTTTTGGTGGCATGATTAGTGGTTGGTTATGTGAGTTTTTAAATTCTTCAAAAATTTTTTCATTTGAAATTTTTATTATTTTTTTGTGGTTAATTTTTAGTTTTTTTTGTAAGAAGTAA
- a CDS encoding TusE/DsrC/DsvC family sulfur relay protein, whose product MNTNNKILYTYEKVEKDSEGYLIKTKDWNIILAEEIAKKENIDLSPDHWKVIIFVRKFYFKFNITPSMRMLIKSIKKEMGESKSNSIYLFKLFPQGPAQQASKIAGVPKPDKCL is encoded by the coding sequence ATGAATACTAATAATAAAATATTATATACATATGAAAAAGTTGAAAAAGATTCAGAGGGATATTTAATAAAAACTAAAGATTGGAATATAATATTAGCAGAAGAAATTGCAAAAAAAGAAAATATTGATCTGAGTCCTGATCACTGGAAAGTAATTATCTTTGTACGAAAATTTTATTTTAAATTTAATATAACACCTTCGATGAGAATGTTAATTAAAAGTATCAAAAAAGAAATGGGAGAATCTAAAAGTAACAGTATTTATTTGTTTAAACTTTTTCCTCAAGGACCTGCTCAACAAGCAAGCAAAATTGCTGGAGTACCTAAACCAGATAAATGCTTATAA
- the cyoE gene encoding heme o synthase has translation MFKNYLEIVKPGIIIGNIILIIGSFLFASRNLVFDFFLFLYTILGASLIIASACVFNNLIDCDIDRKMKRTSNRVLSKKLLSIQSVLIFAIFLGISGILILTFLVNFLSMILSVFGFFIYVILYSYLYKRRSIYSTFIGSFSGSTPSAIGYTAASNSIDICCILLFVILIFWQMSHFYAISIMRLEDYKKAKIPVFAVVKGIAITKKHIFFYILIFIFFSALLTFLGYLSSNFLFLFLIVNFYWLFLSYSDIKQNNSRNNASQLFYYSIIVIVVFNLLISIDVFF, from the coding sequence ATGTTTAAAAATTATCTAGAGATTGTTAAACCCGGTATTATTATTGGAAATATTATTTTAATTATAGGTAGCTTTTTATTCGCATCTAGAAATCTCGTTTTTGATTTTTTTTTATTTTTATATACTATTTTAGGTGCGTCTTTAATTATTGCCTCAGCTTGTGTATTTAACAATTTAATTGATTGTGATATAGATAGAAAAATGAAGCGTACAAGTAACAGAGTATTGTCAAAAAAATTGCTTTCTATTCAATCTGTATTAATTTTTGCTATTTTTTTGGGTATTTCAGGTATATTGATATTAACTTTTTTAGTAAATTTTTTATCTATGATTTTATCTGTTTTTGGTTTTTTCATTTATGTTATTTTGTATTCTTATTTGTATAAAAGAAGATCAATTTATTCGACATTTATTGGAAGTTTTTCAGGTTCTACACCATCTGCTATTGGTTATACAGCAGCTTCAAATTCTATTGATATATGTTGTATTTTGCTATTTGTTATTTTGATATTTTGGCAAATGTCTCATTTTTATGCTATTTCTATCATGAGATTAGAAGATTACAAAAAAGCTAAAATTCCTGTTTTTGCTGTAGTAAAAGGTATTGCTATAACAAAAAAACATATTTTTTTTTATATTCTTATTTTTATTTTTTTTAGTGCATTGTTAACATTTTTAGGTTATTTAAGTAGTAATTTTTTATTTTTATTTTTGATTGTAAATTTTTATTGGTTATTTTTATCTTATTCTGATATTAAACAAAATAATAGCAGAAATAATGCGAGTCAATTATTTTATTATTCAATAATAGTTATTGTTGTATTTAATCTATTGATATCAATAGATGTTTTCTTTTAA
- the cyoD gene encoding cytochrome o ubiquinol oxidase subunit IV — MQNFIKLNMNKETKSYFLGFLFSLVLTIVPFILVMEKFFCSKINYIVFLCCAVIQIVIHFIYFLHLDFSEKERWNLITLLFVIIIILIIVFGSIWIMYNLNHHMM, encoded by the coding sequence ATGCAAAATTTTATTAAATTAAATATGAATAAAGAAACTAAATCTTATTTTTTAGGTTTTTTATTTTCTTTAGTATTAACTATAGTTCCATTTATATTAGTCATGGAAAAATTTTTTTGTAGTAAAATTAATTATATTGTTTTTTTATGTTGTGCTGTTATTCAAATTGTCATTCATTTCATATATTTTTTACATTTAGATTTTTCTGAAAAAGAAAGGTGGAATCTTATAACTTTATTATTTGTTATAATAATAATACTTATTATTGTGTTTGGTTCTATATGGATTATGTATAACTTAAATCATCATATGATGTAA
- the cyoC gene encoding cytochrome o ubiquinol oxidase subunit III → MIENKINNMKLNTIEKVHDTKAEANKLFGLWIYLMSDCIIFAVLFAVYAIVSSNVSINLISNEIFNLSSVLLETFILLLSSLSCGFIVIAMNQKHKKMICLYLMITFCLGFIFLFMEINEFYELIMKGFGPDRNAFFSIFFTLIATHGVHIFFGLILILSIIYQIKKLGLTYPIRTRILCLSIFWHFLDIIWICIFTFVYLNGAI, encoded by the coding sequence ATGATAGAAAATAAAATAAATAATATGAAATTGAATACTATCGAAAAAGTTCATGATACAAAAGCAGAAGCTAATAAACTATTTGGTTTATGGATATATTTGATGAGCGATTGCATTATTTTTGCAGTTCTTTTCGCTGTTTACGCTATTGTTTCTTCAAATGTATCAATTAATTTAATTAGTAACGAAATTTTTAATTTATCTTCTGTTTTATTAGAAACATTTATATTGTTATTAAGTTCTCTATCTTGTGGATTCATTGTTATTGCAATGAATCAAAAACATAAAAAAATGATTTGTTTATATTTAATGATTACTTTTTGTTTAGGTTTTATTTTTTTATTTATGGAAATAAATGAGTTTTATGAACTTATTATGAAAGGTTTTGGTCCTGATAGAAATGCTTTTTTTTCTATTTTCTTTACTCTTATTGCTACTCATGGAGTTCATATTTTTTTCGGTTTGATTTTGATATTATCAATTATTTATCAAATAAAAAAACTGGGTTTAACTTATCCTATTCGTACTCGAATTTTATGTCTTAGTATTTTTTGGCATTTTTTAGATATTATATGGATTTGTATTTTTACTTTTGTTTATTTAAACGGAGCTATTTAA